In the genome of Pseudomonas sp. LBUM920, one region contains:
- a CDS encoding FecR family protein encodes MNVTPTPAQEQAALEWLSLLHDQPSSGDQATFSRWLRADPAHVEAYAQAQVLWELSEVPARKLADEEALALQGYLNAMNPPKRSRAVRWSGALAAAACLLVMVSMGAGWQPSRWVDDFGADYVTAPGQVQTVTLADQSQVTLDADSAIAVDFSHGERHIQLRRGAGFFSVTHTGQPFVVAAGSGEARVLGTQFEVRLQPAGAQVTVLSGRVGVTPSRQGQQQILTAGQQVAYADGVADPLHAVDCESRLAWRDGWLNYYKVPLADVVRDLGRYYPGRILLLNDEMGARRVSGSFPSKDPLAVLSALQAVLGFEQHAVLGRMIVLR; translated from the coding sequence GTGAACGTCACCCCCACGCCCGCCCAGGAGCAGGCCGCACTCGAATGGTTGAGCTTGTTGCATGACCAGCCCAGCAGCGGTGACCAGGCCACGTTCAGCCGCTGGTTGCGTGCCGACCCCGCGCATGTCGAGGCCTATGCTCAGGCCCAGGTGTTGTGGGAATTGAGCGAGGTGCCGGCACGCAAACTGGCGGACGAAGAGGCCTTGGCCTTGCAGGGCTACCTCAACGCGATGAACCCCCCGAAGCGCTCGCGTGCGGTGCGTTGGTCCGGCGCCCTGGCCGCGGCCGCGTGCCTGCTGGTGATGGTGTCGATGGGCGCCGGCTGGCAGCCGTCGCGCTGGGTCGATGACTTCGGTGCTGATTACGTGACGGCGCCGGGGCAGGTGCAGACCGTGACCCTGGCCGATCAATCCCAAGTCACTCTGGATGCCGACAGCGCCATTGCCGTCGACTTCAGCCACGGCGAGCGCCACATTCAGTTGCGCCGCGGGGCGGGGTTTTTCAGCGTGACCCACACCGGCCAGCCCTTTGTGGTGGCGGCTGGCAGTGGCGAAGCGCGAGTGCTCGGCACGCAGTTTGAAGTGCGCCTGCAACCGGCCGGCGCTCAGGTGACGGTGCTGTCCGGCCGCGTGGGTGTCACACCGTCACGCCAGGGCCAACAGCAAATTCTTACGGCAGGCCAGCAAGTGGCCTACGCCGACGGTGTGGCCGATCCCCTGCACGCGGTCGACTGCGAATCACGTCTGGCATGGCGCGATGGCTGGCTCAACTACTACAAGGTGCCGTTGGCGGATGTGGTCAGGGACCTTGGCCGCTACTACCCGGGCAGGATCCTTCTGCTCAACGACGAGATGGGCGCCAGGCGCGTCAGTGGCAGTTTCCCAAGCAAGGACCCCTTGGCAGTTTTGAGTGCCTTGCAGGCCGTTCTGGGTTTTGAACAACACGCTGTGCTGGGTCGCATGATTGTATTGCGCTAG
- a CDS encoding DUF3325 domain-containing protein yields MLLALLMCYAGFTALCLSTDRHHGELLHSKPSPPRRLTLRVAGWLLLALSMWPAVAASNWAQGVVEWCAVLMLSALLLVLLLPYRPRLALILAGVGLLASPVAAFALL; encoded by the coding sequence ATGCTGCTCGCCCTGTTGATGTGCTACGCCGGGTTTACCGCGCTGTGCCTGTCCACCGACCGCCATCACGGTGAATTGCTGCACAGCAAACCCTCACCACCCCGACGCCTCACGTTGCGTGTGGCCGGTTGGCTGCTGCTGGCGCTGTCGATGTGGCCGGCCGTGGCGGCCTCGAATTGGGCGCAGGGGGTGGTGGAGTGGTGCGCCGTTTTGATGCTCAGCGCACTGTTGCTGGTGTTGCTGTTGCCATATCGGCCAAGGCTGGCCTTGATTCTGGCGGGCGTCGGCCTGCTGGCCAGCCCTGTTGCGGCGTTCGCCTTACTCTGA
- a CDS encoding RNA polymerase sigma factor, translating into MMISPPPESQDSQHTDAAGGRAHFLQVFLSQRSQMEALVSRRVGCRATAADLVQDLFLRFWRRPLVQVEELSTYLLRCAGNIAIDHLRSEGARVRSSEGWLPEQQDNQGSEPQAAFEAGNDLRHVEAALRSLPERTRQIFLLNRIHGRKYAQIAQAMGLSQSAVEKHMMRALEACKASLREPSSPRTPGKAP; encoded by the coding sequence ATGATGATCAGCCCCCCACCGGAATCCCAGGACAGCCAGCACACCGATGCGGCCGGTGGGCGTGCGCATTTCCTGCAGGTGTTTTTGTCGCAGCGCTCGCAGATGGAAGCGCTGGTCAGCCGACGCGTAGGCTGCCGGGCGACGGCGGCCGACCTGGTGCAGGACCTGTTCCTGCGCTTCTGGCGCCGGCCGCTGGTGCAGGTCGAAGAACTCAGCACCTACTTGTTGCGCTGCGCCGGCAACATCGCCATTGATCACTTGCGCAGTGAAGGCGCCCGGGTGCGCAGCAGTGAGGGCTGGTTGCCAGAGCAGCAAGACAACCAGGGTTCCGAGCCCCAGGCGGCGTTTGAAGCGGGCAATGACCTGCGCCATGTAGAAGCCGCCCTGCGCAGCCTGCCGGAGCGCACTCGGCAGATTTTCCTGCTCAACCGCATCCACGGCCGCAAATATGCGCAAATTGCCCAGGCCATGGGGCTGTCCCAAAGTGCCGTGGAAAAACATATGATGCGTGCCCTCGAAGCCTGCAAAGCCAGCCTTCGCGAACCCTCGTCCCCACGCACGCCAGGGAAAGCACCGTGA
- a CDS encoding PepSY domain-containing protein produces the protein MKEGFRQAMAWLHTWAGLIFGWLLFAIFLTGTLSYFKDEITHWMQPEVQAYPLDDARSLAAAQTYLQQQAPNAARWFITLPDSRDPGLSVMWQDKVDPGKRGNFIQKVLDPVTSQPVQARESMGGEFFYRFHFQLQMPYPWGRWLSTIAAMVMFVALITGIITHKKIFKDFFTFRPRKGQRSWLDGHNAVGVLVLPFHLMITYSSLVIFMSMVMPAPIVASYGDDSRAFFNEVFPNTNNAPALGQPGVLLPLGPMYEQARQQWAGGHVGRLVVNNPGDVNASVNVVRAGADRVVHDFGSSVSFNGTTGELLRVSGEQSLPAAIGGSFYGLHMGHFAGPVLRWLYFICGLAGTAMIGTGLVIWLGKRQLKHAKTAAMPFELRLVEVLNMASMAGLMIAIAAFFWANRLLPVSFAERSDWEVQTFFIAWGLSLLHAVLRRGRQGWVEQLSLGALLFVAIPLLNALTTSQHLGVSLASGDWAMAGFDLTCLASGLFLTWAAWKMQRRAAPQLKAERARGLTLKQEAN, from the coding sequence ATGAAAGAGGGCTTTCGCCAGGCGATGGCCTGGTTGCACACCTGGGCTGGACTGATTTTTGGCTGGCTGCTGTTTGCGATTTTCCTGACAGGGACCTTGTCCTATTTCAAGGACGAAATTACCCATTGGATGCAGCCCGAAGTGCAGGCTTATCCGTTGGATGACGCGCGTAGCCTCGCCGCCGCCCAAACCTATCTGCAGCAACAGGCGCCCAATGCCGCGCGCTGGTTTATCACCCTGCCGGACAGCCGCGATCCCGGCCTGTCGGTGATGTGGCAAGACAAGGTCGACCCCGGCAAACGCGGCAACTTCATCCAGAAAGTCCTCGATCCCGTCACCAGCCAGCCCGTGCAGGCGCGTGAAAGCATGGGCGGCGAGTTCTTCTATCGCTTCCACTTTCAGCTGCAGATGCCTTACCCGTGGGGGCGCTGGCTGTCGACCATCGCCGCGATGGTGATGTTTGTCGCACTGATCACCGGCATCATCACCCACAAGAAAATCTTCAAGGACTTCTTCACCTTCCGCCCACGCAAAGGCCAGCGCTCCTGGCTCGACGGGCATAACGCGGTGGGCGTGCTGGTGCTGCCATTTCACTTGATGATCACCTACAGCAGTCTGGTGATCTTCATGAGCATGGTGATGCCCGCGCCGATCGTGGCTTCCTACGGCGACGACAGCCGTGCGTTTTTCAATGAAGTGTTCCCCAATACCAACAACGCGCCGGCGCTCGGCCAGCCGGGTGTATTGCTGCCGTTAGGGCCGATGTACGAGCAGGCGCGCCAGCAATGGGCGGGTGGGCATGTTGGTCGTTTGGTGGTCAACAACCCTGGCGATGTGAACGCCTCGGTCAATGTGGTCCGCGCAGGTGCCGACCGTGTGGTGCACGATTTCGGCAGCAGCGTGTCGTTCAACGGCACCACCGGCGAGTTGTTGCGGGTCAGCGGTGAACAGTCGTTGCCGGCGGCAATTGGCGGAAGTTTCTACGGCTTGCACATGGGCCATTTCGCCGGCCCGGTGCTGCGTTGGTTGTACTTTATCTGCGGGCTGGCGGGCACGGCGATGATCGGCACGGGCCTTGTGATTTGGCTCGGCAAGCGCCAGCTCAAGCACGCCAAAACTGCTGCGATGCCGTTTGAACTGCGGCTGGTTGAAGTGCTGAACATGGCCAGTATGGCCGGGCTGATGATCGCCATCGCCGCGTTTTTCTGGGCCAACCGGTTGTTGCCGGTGAGCTTCGCCGAGCGGTCCGACTGGGAAGTGCAAACCTTCTTTATTGCCTGGGGCCTGAGCCTGTTGCATGCCGTGCTGCGTCGAGGCCGCCAGGGCTGGGTTGAGCAACTGAGCCTTGGCGCCTTGCTGTTTGTGGCCATTCCACTGCTCAACGCATTGACCACGTCGCAGCACTTGGGCGTGTCACTGGCCAGCGGTGATTGGGCCATGGCCGGTTTCGACCTGACGTGCCTGGCCAGCGGCCTGTTCCTGACCTGGGCGGCCTGGAAGATGCAGCGCCGCGCGGCGCCGCAGCTCAAGGCCGAACGCGCACGTGGACTGACGCTCAAGCAGGAGGCGAACTGA
- a CDS encoding TonB-dependent receptor: MTINTLSALLLASGLGSFAPLVLADTTQDVGSVNVAGKQTLGNGHMIREESAKARSTVTKEAMDEMSATANAIDKLKYTPGINVSSDDASGTSGTNFTMRGMSSDQVGVSVDGVPINDSGNYSVYSNQLGDPENLAEVFATQGSSEADGPHIGSSGGNIGMITIRPTKESGLFAKQIVGANDLRKTFVRVNTGDFGGLKSWVSASHLEGDKWRGKGTLRSDKVEWSSLFEDGNGNSTLATVKYNNQENYNYNTLSKSQFETDGRRKDYSQTPVYKSGLLSSSYKLNRNPFESVNATLTQRWQLQDNLALTVTPYYYWANGGSFSGQTASNLGPKSDKAGNYNLSNLQSANYYRPSWTETWRPGVTAKMKWDINEEHSLDYGYWYERARQRQTQPFIGINREGAPDDVWGDYNSGGQVVDKNGATVQGRHYYTVTPSQKLWVQDSWQATPDLSFVGGVAYQYVERDGNNLGSLYDKPEKRNTRYHQFLPSFSAKYQVDESNQTFYNVTRNMRTPPNYVLYNKGDSVSLKSELSWNQELGWRYTEDDMALSATLFYISFKDRQVSTTDSAGDYMVLNVGSVDNKGLELEWSGLLPHNFNYYASYTYTKSEQQDDLLSKNVLLPTSGKQLANVPENMFNLVFGYDDSRFYANAAGKYVGSFYGDLTNKEKIEGRTVFDLNAGIYLPVDKKVIKSATLRFSMLNVFDKEYLSSARTVAFNSVPVNGLAPSTAFYNVGEERTAMVSLEANF, encoded by the coding sequence GTGACGATCAACACACTCTCTGCCCTGCTTTTAGCATCGGGCCTAGGTAGCTTTGCGCCGCTGGTTTTGGCAGACACCACTCAGGATGTCGGTTCGGTGAATGTTGCCGGCAAACAAACCCTGGGCAATGGGCACATGATTCGCGAAGAAAGTGCCAAGGCGCGGTCGACGGTAACCAAGGAAGCCATGGACGAAATGTCCGCGACCGCCAACGCCATCGACAAGCTTAAATACACGCCGGGCATCAACGTATCCAGCGACGACGCCAGCGGCACCAGCGGCACCAACTTCACCATGCGGGGCATGAGCTCGGACCAGGTCGGGGTGTCCGTCGACGGCGTGCCGATCAACGACTCGGGCAACTACAGCGTGTATTCAAACCAACTCGGCGACCCGGAAAACCTCGCCGAAGTATTTGCCACCCAGGGCTCCTCCGAGGCGGATGGCCCGCATATCGGCTCCAGTGGCGGCAACATCGGCATGATCACGATTCGCCCGACCAAAGAGTCCGGGCTGTTTGCCAAACAGATCGTCGGTGCCAATGACCTGCGCAAGACGTTCGTGCGGGTGAACACGGGCGATTTTGGCGGCCTCAAGAGCTGGGTGTCGGCCTCTCACCTGGAGGGTGACAAGTGGCGCGGCAAAGGTACGCTGCGCAGTGACAAAGTCGAGTGGAGCAGCCTGTTCGAAGACGGCAATGGCAACTCGACCCTGGCGACAGTGAAGTACAACAACCAGGAAAACTACAACTACAACACCTTGAGCAAGTCGCAGTTCGAGACTGACGGACGCCGCAAGGACTACTCGCAAACGCCGGTGTACAAGTCGGGCTTGCTGTCCTCGTCCTACAAGCTCAATCGCAACCCGTTCGAAAGCGTCAACGCCACGCTCACCCAGCGCTGGCAGTTGCAGGACAACCTGGCGCTGACGGTCACACCCTATTACTACTGGGCCAACGGTGGCAGCTTCAGCGGCCAGACCGCATCGAACCTGGGGCCGAAGTCTGATAAAGCCGGCAACTACAACCTGAGCAACCTGCAATCGGCCAACTATTACCGGCCATCGTGGACCGAAACCTGGCGCCCTGGCGTCACCGCGAAAATGAAATGGGACATCAACGAAGAACACAGCCTGGACTATGGCTACTGGTATGAACGCGCACGCCAGCGCCAGACCCAGCCATTTATCGGCATCAACCGCGAAGGCGCGCCCGATGATGTGTGGGGCGATTACAACAGCGGCGGGCAGGTCGTCGACAAGAACGGCGCGACAGTCCAGGGCCGCCACTATTACACCGTCACCCCGTCGCAGAAACTCTGGGTGCAGGACAGCTGGCAGGCCACGCCGGACCTGAGTTTTGTCGGCGGCGTGGCATACCAATATGTCGAGCGTGACGGTAACAACTTGGGCAGCCTGTACGACAAGCCAGAAAAACGTAACACCCGTTATCACCAGTTCCTGCCGAGTTTCAGCGCCAAGTACCAGGTCGACGAAAGCAACCAGACCTTCTACAACGTCACCCGCAACATGCGCACGCCGCCCAACTACGTGCTGTACAACAAGGGCGACTCGGTCAGCCTCAAGTCTGAGTTGAGCTGGAACCAGGAACTGGGCTGGCGCTACACCGAAGATGACATGGCGTTGAGCGCGACTCTGTTCTACATCAGCTTCAAGGATCGCCAGGTGTCGACCACCGACTCTGCCGGCGACTACATGGTGCTCAACGTCGGCAGCGTGGATAACAAAGGCCTGGAACTGGAGTGGAGCGGTTTGTTGCCGCATAACTTCAACTACTACGCCTCGTACACCTACACAAAGTCCGAGCAGCAAGACGATTTGCTCAGCAAGAATGTGCTGTTGCCTACCTCGGGCAAGCAATTGGCCAACGTGCCGGAAAACATGTTCAACCTGGTGTTCGGTTATGACGACTCGCGTTTCTACGCCAACGCGGCAGGCAAATACGTCGGCAGTTTTTATGGCGATTTGACCAACAAGGAAAAAATTGAAGGCCGCACCGTGTTTGACCTGAACGCCGGTATTTACTTGCCGGTGGACAAGAAAGTCATCAAGTCGGCGACCCTGCGGTTTTCGATGCTCAACGTATTCGACAAGGAATACCTGAGCTCGGCGCGCACTGTGGCGTTCAACTCGGTACCGGTTAACGGCCTGGCGCCGAGTACGGCGTTTTACAACGTGGGGGAAGAGCGCACGGCGATGGTGTCGCTGGAAGCCAACTTCTAA